A genomic stretch from Telopea speciosissima isolate NSW1024214 ecotype Mountain lineage chromosome 7, Tspe_v1, whole genome shotgun sequence includes:
- the LOC122668859 gene encoding uncharacterized protein LOC122668859 translates to MKRVASSCSILIFCLALIVAISASSAESPSSIYDVLRSHGLPIGLLPKGVTEFSFDERGRFEVHLEQACNAKFENEVHYERNVSGFLSYGQIGALSGISAQELFLWFPVKGIRVDIPSSGLIYFDVGVIYKQFSLSLFETPPNCKAVDSDLLLSESRAIVSTVSKSQSGKLRYKLDQGDVKIAVL, encoded by the exons ATGAAGAGGGTAGCTTCATCTTGTTCAATTTTGATCTTCTGCTTAGCCCTTATCGTTGCAATCTCAGCTTCTTCAGCAGAATCACCCTCTTCGATATACGATGTTTTGAGGTCGCATGGGCTTCCAATCGGTTTGCTCCCAAAAGGGGTGACAGAATTCAGCTTTGACGAAAGGGGCAGGTTCGAAGTTCATCTTGAACAAGCCTGCAATGCCAAGTTTGAGAATGAGGTGCATTACGAGCGCAACGTTTCTGGGTTTCTTAGCTATGGCCAGATCGGGGCTTTGTCTGGTATATCGGCTCAAGAGCTGTTCCTTTGGTTTCCTGTAAAGGGTATTCGTGTTGACATCCCAAGCTCCGGTCTTATTTACTTTGATGTTGGTGTCATTTACAAgcaattttctctttctttgtttgagACACCACCGAACTGCAAGGCCGTTGACTCTGATCTTCTCCTTTCAGAGAGCCGAGCCATTGTTTCAACGGTTTCTAAG AGTCAATCCGGGAAGCTCCGGTATAAACTTGATCAGGGAGATGTTAAAATTGCAGTTCTGTAA